CTCTCACCGACGCCACCGATGAGGTCATCCCAGGTGTATTTGAAGTAATAGCGGCCCATGAGCCCGGCCAGGACGATCCCCCAGAGCAGTGGGATCTGTGGGTCCAGTTCCAGGTAGATCATCCCCACAGCGAGGAACAGGATCATCCCCGCAACTGGAACGAGTGCCTCAGCGAACGACGGACGTTTTTCCGGCGGAATCTCGTCGAACGTCTTCGGGGTGAAATCAAGGACCATTGCCGTTGAACTAGCTTGGCGGACCCCGATAATTATGAATTTACATTCGCCGCCGAGCTGCGGCCGCCACTCATCGGGCGGAATTCGAATCCGATCGATCGTGAACGGCGACACTCCCGGTCAACTCACGGTGCGGATAGGGCATATCGATACCGGCCGCATCGAGTTGTGCCTTCGCTTGCTCGAAGTACTCCGACTGGATCGACACGATCTCTGCCCGTTCCGGATCCCCGATCCAGAAAAGCACCTTGAGCCCGATATCCGATTCGGCCAACTCCACGACGTGAATTGTTGGCGAGGGCCGATCCTCGATGCTCTCCTGGGCGAGAGCAACCTGCAGCAAAATGTCCCGGGCGGTCTGGATATCGGCGTCGTAGTCGATTCCGATCCGACAGGTAACTCGCCGTCGGTCCTTGTTTGCGGGGTTCCACACCTGATTGGTCGTTAACTGGGAGTTCGGAACCGTGATGAGTTCGTTGTCAAAGGTGTGCACGCGTGTCACTCGAAAGCCGATCGCCTCGATGACACCCTCCGTCTCGCCCCACCGGATCCAATCGCCGATCCGAAACTCCGGATCTAGCACCAGGATGACGCCACTGACGAAGTTCGAGAGGATCTCCCGGGAAGCGAACCCGACCGCGATCGTGCCACCGGCGGTGATCGCTGCCACGGTAGTCGGGGTCGTTGCGAGCCCGGAGAGTGGGAGCGCCAGGTAAAATCCCAGCAGCAGAAAGGCGGCCCCCGTCACTTTGTGGATGGTGTGTTTGAGCGTCTCGTCGGCCGTGACCGAGTCGAAGGCGTAATCGACTGTCGGGACGACAACGTACCGCCCGAAGAGATAGACGAGCCCGAAGACGACGATGACGACGGCTAACGACTCCAGGGCCAGAAGCAGCCGCCGTAGCAACGTCAGAAGGGTCGAAATGACTGCCATGGTTTCGAGTACCACGGGCTGACACCTTAATCTGCGGGTGCGAAAGAAGTACAGTGACTGGGTGAGTTGGCCGAACCGAACAGATGGTATTCGGCGAAGATGACACAGACAGACTGGCTCACGCGCTCGTCGAGGCGGAATTCGGCTTCGATGCCGTCGAACTGGGCTCGCTCCGAGCCGTTTGGGGGCCCGACAACACGTTTATCGAAGTCACCGACACCGAGTCGGGTGCGAAAACCAGGTATCTGGCGGACGATCTGGTCGTCGCGACCTCCGACCGCGAGGTTCGGAACGCCCGGGAGTCCGACCAGTAGTGGTTGGGCCCGTTACTGTCCCCAGGTCCATCGCGCGTCGAGATAGAAGCGATAGACCCCGCTGACGAGAATCGCGACGGCGTTCGCGAGGAGATACGGGATCGCAGCGAACTCGACCAGAACGAACAGCACGCCGAGTTGCAGTGGGATCGCCGAGCCCCGGACCAGGTTGGTCTTGACCAGCCCCGCATAATATTCGCGACGACCCGTGTTCTTCGCGGCCTCGAAGGTCCAGGCGTTGTTGAGAACGTACTGGAAGAGGATCGTAAACTCGATGGCGATAACGGCCCCGAGGAGGTAGTTCAGGCCGACAGCGTCCACGAGCAGCCAGAGCACGAGTAGCTGGATCCCGGCCGCGACGGTACCGACGATCACGAACCGCCGTAGCTGTTCAGCAACCGGACCGCTGTGTAACCCGCGGAGAAAGGACCTGAGCATCTACCGATAGCCGAGTGCCGTCAACCGCTGCTCCAGATCACCGTTTGCGGCCGGGTCGGGCTCGTCGTCTGCCGGCGAGTCCCCCAGTGCGTCCGCGTGAGCCGCCACGATACCAGCAAACCGATCCATCACGGCTACCCCCTCCTCGCCAGGATCCTCACTCAAATCCGTCTGCTGAGTTGGATCTGTCGGTCGATAATAAAGCTCGCGTCTGTCTTTTGGAACACACTCGATATACGTCCAGTCTCGGTCCCGGACGCTCACCCAGAGGTCGCCGTCCTCGAGCGAGCGCGGGATCGGCTGGCTGGTGACCGATTCGCCCCGAACCGTCACCGAGACCACGGGTTCGGGGTGATCCACGGTGCCCGTCTCCAGGCTCGGTACAAGGGAGCGACCCGACCAGTCCGCCGCCGGGTCGACGTCCAGAAGGTCTGTCACCGTCGGCGGAATCGCGTCGAGTCCCACGGCCGAGTCGACCCGCGAGGGCTGCCGGCCCGGCACGTCGACGATTAGCGGGACGTGGATCAGTTCGTCGTAGAGTTTCGGATAGTGGGCGAGGTGGCCGTGTTCCTGAAACTCCTCGCCGTGATCGCCGGCCAGGACCACTGCCGTCTCGCCGGCCTGACCGTTCGATTCGACGGCCTCGAGGAGCCGGCCGATGCTCGCATCGACCTGCCGAACGGCCGCCTGATAGAGCATCCGGAGCTCCTCCAGGGTCTTCGGCCCGACCTCCCATCCTAGCCCCGTTCGGGTGTGTGCGTGGAGCATTCGATGGGTTCCGATCCGGGAGCCGGAGACCTCCCGAATGTATCGCGGGGCCGGCACGTACGGCGTGTGGGTGTCCATGTAGTGGATCCAGACAAACGACGGTCCATCGTTCGATTCGATCTCCTCGACTGCCGCTTCTTCCACGTCGAACATGCGGGAGGCATCGAGAAACGGCCGGTCCTCGCTCTTGCCCCGGACCCAGGAGTGCAACCGGCGGATCGGGGCCGTCGCCAGTTGGACCCAGGCTTCGACCGTGGGGTGGGTCGCCAGATAGCGACTGTAGGCGTTCGAACCGACGCTCGCGACGAAGGACTCGAAACTGTCGAACCCCTCGTCGTACCCCCAGTGGTCGGTGAGAAACCCGTTGGCCGCGTTGAAACCCGCCGTCTCGATCCCAGCCTCGGAAAGGACACTCGCGAGCGGCGAGAGCCCCTCCACACCGATCCGTCCCGTCTCCCGAAAGACTGGCTGGGAGGCCATGATTCCGGGAAAGGAAAACGGCGTCCAGTTCCCGGTCGCGAAGGCCTGCTCGTAGACGGTACCACGTTCGGCGAGGTCGTCCATGACCGGGGTGTGCCGCGAGTCGTCGTACGGGCTGATGGCGTCCGCTCGCAGCGAGTCGACCGTGATGAGAAGCACATTCGAGGGTGAATCTGAGCTCATGAGTCGTGTGTTGGTTCCCGGCCGATGGGCCAGGCCGTCGCGATCGGGCGAGCGGTCACGTAGGTAGTGATAAAATCGGGACGATTGCACCTATACGTTCGGATTTCGATGAGCCGGCCGACAGGTTTGTTACGTGGAGGCTTAATGGACAACTGGCAGGGTCAAATTAGTCATCACGGGACTCGGCACTTCTGTCTAATCGGGCTCATTATCAACCGGACAGTTACCACCGAGAGGAGCATTATTGAGAGAAGGGACGTTCCAACATACGCCAGTGATACCGTATCGAAGATCATATTTATCAACTGATTGGTCCCAATAATCACGCCCAAAATACCGAACGCTGATAGTGCAACTTGTTTGCCGGCTTGATATTGCATATCGCGTCGGACTTTTATCACATCTCCAACACTAATATTCAATTTGTCTCGTTCTGTGCTCGGAATGCGTATTGAGAGGGATTGGTCCTCACCAAATGAATCTTCAGTCGACTCACTCGGTTCGAGTGCTCCATCTTCCTCCCACGCCGACTGACATCGTACATTTCGTCGTTTTAGATCATCCCCTCTCCAGGATAAGATCACACGATCGTTTTCTTCAATCCCGAGCCTTTTCATGCCATCTTCGTTTAGTCGGACCAGATTTCGGCCCTCATCTCGATCATACCCTGAGAGAACCCGGAAATAGGCATAACTGTAATCTACAAACCACCGGCCAATCCTATTATAGATTTTATGGGAAAAACCAGCAATCGGAGTTGTTTCAGTTGGAATGCGTAACCGAACACTATCGTTGTCCCCTTCGTCTTTGGATTTCACTTGAAGGAGTTTGCGAGCACTTCCATTCAGTCGAATAGTTCCCTCATTCCGGTTCTTGTGATAGTACGTCTCGACTGGTAACTGCAAACGCGCACCGTTTTCAGGATTGACGAGTTCGCATATATCCCCCTCTTCTAATTCTTTCATATTCTCCATATCGTTTGAAGATATGTACCCGGCGAGACCTTCCGTTGTTATATCACGACTTTCATTCTCCCAAGCCGAATCTCGGTGAACCCGGAGATTATCTATCGTATTCGTTTCAACTTCTTGGATTGTAACGGCCGGCTCGTCAGTATTCTCAACAGTAAGGCCAATTTCTTTTTGAAGTTTGGTTCGTATACAGGACCAATAGAGGCCATCTGTCGAAAACTCTTCAGCGTCATGTTCACTACTAAATGTAATTATTTGCGCTAGTGTACCCCCCGTTTCCGACCCCTGAGGAGTTACTTTGACATATTCATATTCGTTCGTATTATTAAATTTGGAAAGTACTGATTCCGGAACAATAACTGCATACCGAAATTTATCTCCCTTCTCAAAGCTGGAGTCTTTAAAATCAGAAATTGTCTTGCTTATAACCCTCGCACTGGCCAATCAGGATCACCCTTTAGCCGGTCATTTTCCTTGACGGTATTAAATTCTCTAGGGTCCTCTGAGTCATAGGCAGTTTCAAAGGTAGATTCACGGAAGTCATCATAGAACTGCTTGGCGAAGTCAGTATCATACATTTCGTCAACCATCTTTATTCCAGTGATTATTCTACTATGATATGTTTCGTTCCGTGTACGTTTAGTAGAAATTTTATCTATCTCATATGATTTTGAAAATAGTTGGATTCGGTCGACATCAGCCAGATCCACGTTTGGAACGTCGTCAACATAAAATTCCAATTTTGGGTCTCGAACATCAGCGAATTCGTAAACGGACTCTGTCTTTTTTACTTGGACTTCTTCTTCCTCGGACAAACCAAATATTAAAACTCCGTTTATCCAGTCGTTTGAGTCGTTCGTTCGAACAACCTCTAACATGGTTCCACCCCTGGGCGATTCAAGAGAGTAATAACGACGAAATCCCCAAATCTTCGCCGGAACATAGTATATTCTGTCTTTCCGATTTTGCCATTCTTTCAATGCATCTCCACTGATATTCCCATTCGTATTTCCCCGATACACGTCATCAATTGACGTGTCAAAGTCCTCAAACCGAGATACAAGACTTGTAGGGAGAATTAAACTGCCGTAGGCGAATAGTGGTGGCATGGATTAGTCAACCCCTCGAAACCCATGAGAACCCCCGGCAACGAGAGTTGTACTCCACATTTTAATTTGATTTCCTGAGACGCCTGTTGCCATAGTCCCGGGCGGATTCGAACCGCCGTCATGGGCTGTCTTCCCCCCGCGGAATTCCACGAGAGTCCAAAGGCCCATATGATTGGCCACTACACCACGGGACTGCAATCGGGTATTCGACTGAACCGAATAAAGATGTGACGGGTTCGGCTTACTCGGTCAGCCGCGCTGCGACGCCAGCCTCGAAGTCCTCGCGCAGCCCTTCGACGTCCATCTCCTCCAGGACCGGGACGAAAAAGCCCTCGACGAGCATGTTCCGAGCCCGTTGCTCGGGGACCCCACGGGAGGTCATGTAGAAGAGGTCTCGCTGGTCGACCTGTCCCACCGAGGCCGCGTGGGAGGCCTCGGTGTCGTGGTTGTTGATGATGAGCTTCGGCGAGGCGTCGGCCTCGCTGTCGTCGGAGAGCATCAGGGTGTTCTCGCGCTGGTAGGAACTCGTGTCCCAGGCCTCGCGACCGACATCCTGGGTGCCCTCGTAGACCGAACGAGCGCGATCGTCTACGACACCGCGAGTGACCAGGTCCGCCGTGGTGTGCTCACCACGATGCCAGACCCGCGAGTCGAGGTCGAAATGCTGCTCGTATCGGCCGAAGAAGGCACCGACGGTCTTGGTCTCCGAGCCGTCGCCTTCGAGTCGCGTGCCGACCTCGGACTTGCGGAGCCGGGAGCCCAGATTGCCTTCCAGCCAGTTCACCGCCGCGTAGGTGTCCGCGACGCCCTCCGATTTGGTGTACGCGTAGGTGTCGTCGTCGAACTGCTGCAGCGAACCGTAGTTCACCGTGGCGTTCTCGCCGGCCACGACCTCGACAGTCCCGCCGTAATACCGCGACGCGTCGATCGGATCGCCGGAGGAACGGCGGTCGACGACGGTCACGGAACTGTTCGCTTCGGCGACGACCAACGTGTACTCCAGGCGCGACCGGCCGTTCATCTCGGTCTCGATCTGGACCGTTCCGGCGTCGACGTCGGCCGGCACGTGGACGACGGTTCCACCGGAGCGGAGTGCCGTCGCCAGGGCCACCAGTCGGTTATCGAGCGGGTCGATGACCGTTCCGTAGTGCTCCTCGAGGAGTTCCGGGTCCTCCTGAAGCGTCTCGGCGATCGAACGCACGGCGACCTCATCCCCGCCTGCTCGACCCGTCTCCGCGGGCTGGGAGAGCGGGTCGACCAGCGACTCGAAGTCCAGGTCATCCAGGTTGGTCCACTTCCGACCCGGCGTCTGAATGACCGAGGGGTAATCCAGTTCCTCGATCGCTTCCAGCGCTTCAAGACGGGTTTCGAGGAGCCACTCCGGCTCCTGGAACTGTTCGGCGAGTGCGGTGACGGTTTCGCGATCGACCGCCTCGCGGAACTGGGCACTGCTCATCCCAGGCTCCCCTCCATTTCTAGCTCGATCAGTCGATTCAGTTCCACGGCGTATTCGAGCGGCAGTTCCTCGGTGATCGGCTCGATGAAGCCGGCGACGATCATCTGCTTTGCGTCGTCGTCATCGAGGCCGCGAGACTGCAGGTAGAAGACGTCCTCGTCGCCGATCTTGCCGACGGTCGCCTCGTGGGCCACGTCGACGGTGGACTCGTTGATCTCCATGTAGGGCATGGTGTCCGAGGTGGACTTGTTGTCGAACATCAACGCGTCACACTCGACGCTGGTCGAGGACTGGCTGGCCCCGTTGGCGATGTGGACGAGTCCACGGTAGTTCGTCCGCCCGCCGTCCTTGCTGATGGACTTGGACTCGATCGTGGACTTGGTCTTCGGTGCGTTGTGATAGACCTTCGCCCCGGTGTCGATGTCCTGGCCCTCACCGGCGAAGGCGATGGTGATGTGGTTGTCCGTCGCGCCCTCGCCCTTGAGGACCGAACAGGGGTAGAGCATGGTCGCTTTCGATCCCATGCTGCCCGAGACCCACTCCATCGTGGCGTTCGCGTCGACCAGGGCCCGCTTCGTGTTGAGGTTGAACGTGTTCTTCGACCAGTTCTGCACGGTCGAGTACTGGACGTGTGCGTCCTCGCGCACGAAGATCTCGACGGCCCCGGAGTGCAGGTTGTGCGTGGCATACTGGGGAGCCGAACAGCCCTCGATGTAGTGGACTTCCGAGCCGGGTTCGGCCACGATGAGCGTGTGCTCGAACTGACCCATCCCCTCGGAGTTCATCCGGAAATAGGCCTGAATCGGCATCTCGACGGAGACGTCCTCGGGAATGTAGACGAACGAGCCGCCGGACCAGACTGCCCCGTGAAGGGCCGCGAACTTGTTGTCGCTCGGGGGCACGGCCTTGGTCATGAAGTGCTCTTTGACGAGCTCGGGGTGCTC
This region of Halodesulfurarchaeum sp. HSR-GB genomic DNA includes:
- a CDS encoding GtrA family protein, whose product is MLRSFLRGLHSGPVAEQLRRFVIVGTVAAGIQLLVLWLLVDAVGLNYLLGAVIAIEFTILFQYVLNNAWTFEAAKNTGRREYYAGLVKTNLVRGSAIPLQLGVLFVLVEFAAIPYLLANAVAILVSGVYRFYLDARWTWGQ
- a CDS encoding sulfatase → MSSDSPSNVLLITVDSLRADAISPYDDSRHTPVMDDLAERGTVYEQAFATGNWTPFSFPGIMASQPVFRETGRIGVEGLSPLASVLSEAGIETAGFNAANGFLTDHWGYDEGFDSFESFVASVGSNAYSRYLATHPTVEAWVQLATAPIRRLHSWVRGKSEDRPFLDASRMFDVEEAAVEEIESNDGPSFVWIHYMDTHTPYVPAPRYIREVSGSRIGTHRMLHAHTRTGLGWEVGPKTLEELRMLYQAAVRQVDASIGRLLEAVESNGQAGETAVVLAGDHGEEFQEHGHLAHYPKLYDELIHVPLIVDVPGRQPSRVDSAVGLDAIPPTVTDLLDVDPAADWSGRSLVPSLETGTVDHPEPVVSVTVRGESVTSQPIPRSLEDGDLWVSVRDRDWTYIECVPKDRRELYYRPTDPTQQTDLSEDPGEEGVAVMDRFAGIVAAHADALGDSPADDEPDPAANGDLEQRLTALGYR
- a CDS encoding mechanosensitive ion channel family protein translates to MAVISTLLTLLRRLLLALESLAVVIVVFGLVYLFGRYVVVPTVDYAFDSVTADETLKHTIHKVTGAAFLLLGFYLALPLSGLATTPTTVAAITAGGTIAVGFASREILSNFVSGVILVLDPEFRIGDWIRWGETEGVIEAIGFRVTRVHTFDNELITVPNSQLTTNQVWNPANKDRRRVTCRIGIDYDADIQTARDILLQVALAQESIEDRPSPTIHVVELAESDIGLKVLFWIGDPERAEIVSIQSEYFEQAKAQLDAAGIDMPYPHRELTGSVAVHDRSDSNSAR
- the sufD gene encoding Fe-S cluster assembly protein SufD, which translates into the protein MSSAQFREAVDRETVTALAEQFQEPEWLLETRLEALEAIEELDYPSVIQTPGRKWTNLDDLDFESLVDPLSQPAETGRAGGDEVAVRSIAETLQEDPELLEEHYGTVIDPLDNRLVALATALRSGGTVVHVPADVDAGTVQIETEMNGRSRLEYTLVVAEANSSVTVVDRRSSGDPIDASRYYGGTVEVVAGENATVNYGSLQQFDDDTYAYTKSEGVADTYAAVNWLEGNLGSRLRKSEVGTRLEGDGSETKTVGAFFGRYEQHFDLDSRVWHRGEHTTADLVTRGVVDDRARSVYEGTQDVGREAWDTSSYQRENTLMLSDDSEADASPKLIINNHDTEASHAASVGQVDQRDLFYMTSRGVPEQRARNMLVEGFFVPVLEEMDVEGLREDFEAGVAARLTE
- the sufB gene encoding Fe-S cluster assembly protein SufB, whose amino-acid sequence is MSSDSDLEDADTEKRFEFKKEQSSAFESEMGLNEETVRVISEDKDEPEWMLERRLKALEHYKNMPMPTDWPGQPDLSELDIQKIIPYIRPDVETRGEAETWEDLPDEIRDTFDKLGIPEAEKEALSGVGAQYESEVVYQNMKEQWEKKGVVFMNMDRAVQEHPELVKEHFMTKAVPPSDNKFAALHGAVWSGGSFVYIPEDVSVEMPIQAYFRMNSEGMGQFEHTLIVAEPGSEVHYIEGCSAPQYATHNLHSGAVEIFVREDAHVQYSTVQNWSKNTFNLNTKRALVDANATMEWVSGSMGSKATMLYPCSVLKGEGATDNHITIAFAGEGQDIDTGAKVYHNAPKTKSTIESKSISKDGGRTNYRGLVHIANGASQSSTSVECDALMFDNKSTSDTMPYMEINESTVDVAHEATVGKIGDEDVFYLQSRGLDDDDAKQMIVAGFIEPITEELPLEYAVELNRLIELEMEGSLG